AGGTATGCCTAAATTTACTGCATATTATACCAATATCATATTATTAATATATATATTTTTTTATTGAAATTGGATTGTTGGCAGAAATTATTGAGTTTTGGCTTTTGTTCAATTTTAAACTGTCTTTTCTATTTTTTTTATCAATGTCATCAACTCAATTTTTGATTTCATGTTTTTTCCTTTTTTATATTACTTTATATGTCTTGTTCAATTGTTATTCGTATTTTTTCCTGTGTAATTTTCAATGTTCAGTCTGTTTTTCATTGTATTACAATTGATTTCGATTCCCCGTGTAGATTGTAGAGTTTTTTGAAATCTTCTATTGTGAAGTTTTTTATCTAATAATGTTGGTTAGTAGTAAATTCTGTTGTTCCGTTTTCTAGTGTTATTGTCAGTATTCTTAAATTTAAGTGTTTTTGTTTTACTGTATTTTTTCTTTTTAGGTCAGGATTGTGGAATTTATTTTAATCTGTCTTTTGTGAGTTCAATTTTTGATTTTTGAGTCATTTTCTGTAATTTTGTATCGTTCGTCAATATAACTTTTATCTTTTAATTTGGGGATGAAACAACTGTTCATGGACATTATGTGTGCGTATAATTTATATTGCGTTGTATTCTATGTCGAAATGAAAATTGATTTATTCTGGTGTGATTAATTCATGGGATGTTTTCTAGGTTTTGGTGCATTAGAGGTAATTCTGCTTGTTTGTAGTTTCCAAGTATTCCATCGAGTATAAATCCGTTTAATAAGTCCATAATTGATGAAAATTTGGCTTGTGCAGGTTTTTCTGTATTTTTTCAGTGACTTTGATTTTGGGATTTGATAGATTATCCAGTAATCTTGATCTTTTCATTTCCTATTTTTCTGGAATTATTGTTGTCTTCTTTCCTGCAGATCTTTTGAACTTTTTCAATGGAAATTTGTTGTGAATTGTCATTATATGGTTCATTATTGATTTTATTTATCAAATCCATTTCATTTAGTGATTTCGAGGATAAATATCTTTTTATTTCTTTATCAGATAAGTTTTCATTGTTTTATTGAATATTCGATTAATTGTTTACCGAATGTGTTGTTCATGTTTTCAATACTGTAATGACATGATGTAATTACAAATTGAATGCATTGTTTTTTGTATTTTACTTCCATGTATGAGTTGCAATTAATTCCTTGAAATCCTGTTACATTTATTTTCTAAAAAAAGCAAAATATTCAGTTTTTATGTCAGTTGTGTTTGGTTTTTTTAAGATCTTTTTCTGGATTTTCAGGATGTGTATTATATTTAATGAATGGTTTTTCCATAGTTTAAATTTAGTTTTTGTCTTGTAATGACCCATATTTGCTTTTCGCTATATGTTATTCCATATTTTTCTTCAATTAAATTTTGTACATCTTTTAAATTATATTTTTCTTCATTCCCAGTTATTATTTCGTTTAATTCTTTTAATTGTTGGTCAGTCAAGTAAGATTTCCTTCCACAATTGGAATAATTTGAAAATAAACCATCAACACCATTTTCATTATACTGTCTAACCCATCGTTCACCAGTTTTTCTTGAAATATTAATGTTTTTTGAGGCTTTAGCAATACTTTCACCGTTTGCAACCATGTGAATTATCAAAAGACGTCGGTAAACATTATAATCTTCTCTGTACTCTTTCAACATATCTGTAATTTCAGAAAGTTCTAAATGTTTTTCAATTTTGTTATTGAATTTTTCCATGAATATATATCTATAATTCATTAGGTATAAACTTTTGATAAGAAACTATAATTTATAAGATATTATGAAATCTGACTAGTTAAGCTAATGCTAGTAGATGAAAATAAAAATAAAATAGAGAATTATTTAATCTCTATTTTTTAACTGTAATTTTTTTACTTACACTGTCTTTTAAATAACTTACTTTGTAAGTGTATTTTTTCCCAATTTTTAGTTTTTTAAGAATGTTTTTCTTAATATTAAAGGTTGCAAGTCCTTTTTTATTGGTTTTTACGTTATATATTTTGCCATTAAATTTTAAAGTGATTTTTTTTCCTTTTAAATATTTTCCATTGATTTTCTTCAAATAAACTTTGATTTTAAGTGTTTTAGCTGATTTTTTAAGTTTTAAATTCTTAGCAATCACTATGCTTTTTACTGTTATTTTGTTAGTTGTTTTAATTCCATTATACAATGATGTTATTGTGTATTTTTTAGAGCTTGGATTTAAATTAATTATAAATGAAGCAAATCCATTTTTATCAGTTTTTGCAAATATTTTCTGACTATTAACTTTGAAAATTATTGTTTTGCCACTTAAAGCCATATTTCCCTGAGTTAATCTAACTTTAAATATATTTCCACTTGTATAAAATGTTACCACATTATTTCCAACCAGTTTAGTTTCTAAAATAGATACAGAAATGTTTTTAGCAAATGATTCATACTTATCATCCCCAGAATATGCAATATTAACATTGTGTTCACCTTCACATAATTCAAGGATTTTAATTTTAGCATTGCCTTTTACTAAAGTTTCAACATAATTTTTACCACCAACACTAACTGTTAAGTTACCAGTTGCATCTAAAGGTAAATTAATAGCAAAATATAGGCTATTGTCTTTAAAAGAATTTATATCCAATACTTTATCAATATTAACGATTTGAACTTTAGATACTTTAATACAAGTTGTGTTTTCATTTGAGCAATATTTATCATCACCTTTGTAATTTAAAATTAGGATATAAGTTCCTTCTTCAGAAAAGCTTAAATTTAAAGTTGAAACACCATTTATAATAGTTAAATTTTGTTTTATATTGTTAAGCTCAACAGTTAGGTTTCCAGTAGCATCATTAGCTAAATTAAAGGTTATATTTACCTCATCACCCACTTTAACATCACTAGGAATTAGGATATTAATTAACGGATTAATCTTATCAACAGTTACAATAACATTTTTTGTTTTTTCTCTGTATTTTTTATTTCCAGAAAACTTCACAATTAAATTATTATTTCCAAAAACTAAATTTGGAATATCAATATTAATAGTACTATTAGTTAATTCTTTTGTATAATTTTTATCCCCTACAAAAACATCAATATTACCATTAGCATCAGCAGGCACAATAATTTTTAAAGTTGCATTTTCACCAACTTTGATTTCACTTGGAGCGATTACATAAATCTGATAATCATCAACTTTAGATACAATAAAATTAACTGAAGTTAAACCATGAATATGATTTACTTTATCAAAAAAGTAAATATTAGCCGTATAATTACCTTCATCTAAATCATTAATAGTTACATTAACTAAAGCTTCATTATTTATACTTAAAGAATGAGTTTTATTATTAATAGTAACATTAACAATGCCAGATATAGCCTCAGGCAAATTTACAGTTATATTTGCATTTTCAGTAGGATGAATATTATTACAGCTTGCATTAATGCCAATATTTTTAAAATTTAAATTAATTATTTGTTCATCTAATTTAGCAGTGATCTTGTTATTTGAAGAATTGCTAGTGTAAATTACTTTAAAAGTACCATTTTCTAAAATTGCAGTCCATGCTAATTCACCTGTATTTGAAGATAAATTAACCACCATAGGTCTTATATTTTTAATAACTTCATTTGTACCATTCCTCATTAATTTACCAATGATTTCATATTTATTATTTCCCAAGTACTTTTCACAAATAGAAAATACCGCATAACTTGAAACTAAACATTTACCAATAGCCCACGTACCTGAAGGATAATAAGTCATCTGCCCACTAAGGGTAACAACATAATTAGGAAGAGTATTTTGACAGAACCAACAATCTTTTAACATTCCTATTTGTGATGTAGTCATCATTCTTGCAAAAAAATGAGACTCAGGATCTTTATCTAAAATACAGTATTTAAATAATGCCTTAACATTAAAATAATATTTTTCAAGAATTATATCACACTTACTAAACTTACAATTAATAAATTCAAAAGGAGAATGGTAAGATAAAACATAAGTACGGTAAAAATTTAAAAAAGTACAATTATGAAATTTGCCATCCATAAATTTACCTTTCACTACATTAAACCAACTATAATTACCACTAATTGGAGTATAATTTTGTACATAACCATAATCTTTTGCATCAAAAGTAATATTAGAAAATGTAAAATTAGAAGACGCAGAAACAAATCCTAGTGACTGTGAATAACTATTAGAGTTAACTGGTTTAATAATAACATTTCCACCATTAATGGATTGCATTAATAAATTACTTGTATTAAATTTTAAGTTTGATCCAACATAATAAATTCCATCAAATATATTAATTTTTACATTACCTTTGCCATTAACATCAATACATGCTAAATCTAGAGTTGCAAAAGGATTTTCATAAGAACCATTACCTCCATCTTCAGTGATGTTTTGACCAACATGAACTTCATAAAACTCTTCAGATGATTTTTGATTATTATTAACTGAACTTAATATGTTCTCATTATCAATATCATTAACAATTATTTCATCTCCATCATAGGTTAATGAACTATTATCATTTGTTGCACTAACTTGCCCAACACAACAAATTAATAAAATCATCATTGTTAAAACAAAAACTTTTAACTGTTTTTTCATCGTTTCACCTTCATTTTAGTATTAAACAATTAATTAAATAAAAAAATAATATAAAAATAACATTATATTATCAATAACATTATTTTTTAACTGCAATTTTTTTATTTGCATTATCCTTTAAGTAAGATACATTATAACTGTATTTTTTTCCAACTTTTAATTTTTTAAGAATGTTTTTCTTAATATTAAAAGTTGCAAGTCCTTTTTTATTGGTTTTTGCGTTATATATTTTGCCCTTGAATTTTAAAGTGATTTTTTTGCCTTTTAAATATTTTCCATTGATTTTATTCAAAGATACTTTAATTTTAAGTGTTTTAGCAGATTTTTTAACTTTTAGATTTTTAGCAGATATTATGCTTTTTACTGTTATTTTATTAGTTGTTTTAACTCCATTATACATTGATATTACGGTGTATTTTTTGGAACTAGGATTTAAATTAATCTTAAATGAAGCATAACCATATTTATCAGTTTTAGCTTGTGTTTTTTTACCGTTTACCATGAAAGTTATGGTTTTACCAACTAAATTTACATTTCCCCAAGTTAGTCTAACTTTATACTTAACCCCACTAGTATACGGCATTATAACATCAAAGCCAGATAACTTCACAGGAGGAATATTTACAACACAGTAATGAATATTCGCTGCATATTTATCATCCCCAAGATATATAATAGAAATATTATGATTTCCAGAAGATAGATCTGGAATTTTTAATAAAGCACTACCTTTGACAAGATTTATAATATAAGCTGTACCATCAACATAGATAGTTAAATTCCCAATTGCATCATCAGGTAGACTAATAGTGAAAATTGAATTTCCATCAGATTGAATCTTGTTATTCATATTAATCATTGGAATATCCTTAACAACAAAACTAGCCAATTTACTAACCTTATTAAATCTCATATCACCACTATATGTGACGTTAATTGAATAATTACCAATTGGTAAATTTGGAATAGTTATTTGAAATACTCCTTTATCAATAATATATTCATATATTTTTTCACCAATTTTAAAAGAGATATTGCCTGATGCTTGATTATTTAAAGTAATTATAATCCTCACATCACCAACAGCAGTACCGTTTTCAACAAAAACAGATAAATTAGGATTAATTAATTCAGAACTATTTAATGCAAAAATACTATTATCCTCAGAAGTGACATAAATCATACCATCAGCATTCATTATTGGATTTCCAGTTATTTTACATCCCAAATCAGACTTCCACAAAACTTTACCATCACTATTGATTCCATAAAACATTTTACCAGAAGCAAAATACAAATTTCCATTATTATCTATTAAAACACCAGAACTTATACTCAAATCACTAACTAAAGATTCGATACCACTAATTAAATCATATTTATATAATTTACCTTGTGAATTAACTGAATATACTCCTTTTTCATGATTCAGAATTATCTTGTTTCCAACACCTCCAGTTACTTTTGTTTTCCACATTCGAGCACCAGAACTGTTATATGCAACAATAAAATCATCATGAATCGTGTAAATTATGTTTCCTTCACCAATAACCGGCTTTACTTTAGCATAATTTCCACTTTTGATAAAAATAGTTTTCAACGTTTTAGCGTCAATTACTCTAAGAGTGTTTTGGGATAAAACAACTATAATATCATCATTTAGTGTTGGTGAAGCAATAGGTTTTACATTACCTAAATCAACTATTTTAATTTGTCCACCATGCTTCCAAGCCTTAAATGGAACTATAACAAGATTATAATTGTTTGATGAAACTTGATACTCACTAACAATGTATAAATTTGCATTAGAATCAATAATAGGTGAAAATAAACTAGATCCTTGATATATATTAGAACTCCCATAAATCTCACCAGTTGTTTGATTTATAAAGTATAATGTATCTCCAGATTTTGGTGAAATTATTACATCCCGACCAATTGTGATTCCTGAAAAATTACCATCATGTGTTCCATATGAACAATTCCATCTTGGAGTTCCATTACTTGTAAAAGAATAAATTCTAGATTTTGTTGCTACATAAATATTGCCTTCATAATCAATCATCAGACTACCAACAATTTCACCACCGATAGTTTGATTCCAAAATACATTACCATTAACTTCACTATCATATATTGATTTTCCACTATTGCTAGTGTCAAAACCTTCATTTACCCATTGGGAATTAGGATAATCCGATACGCTAAATGTGGTGGAATTAGAAACAGTAAAATAATTATTACCTGAATATGTTGCAACAAATGTATATTCACCAATTTCTAAATCTTCAATTATATAAACTAAATTACCAGATAATGGGATTTTTAATGTAACTCCATTAATAGTGAATGTTCCACTTACCTTTGGAGGAACACTAATATAAATAATTGCATCCTGACCAATTTTTATACTGCTGGATGAAATATTAAATGACAGATTAGTCTTATTTATTGTGAAATTATTAATTATTGTTTTATTAAAGTAAGTATCATCACCAGTATAAAATATTACAACATTTTTGATTCCAGCATCAATATTTTCAAAAGTTATTGTTGATTTTCCATTGACAACACTAGATGTATTTGTTTTACCATCAATTGTAGCACTTACATTCCCTGTAGCATTATCATTTAAAGTAATCTGTATAGTAACCATTTCGCCATAAGTAATATCTTCAATTACCGCATCCATAGTTGAATTTAAATTATCTACTTCAAGATTATATGAACTTTCGCTAGATAAATACTTATCATCTCCACTGTAAATAGTTCTGATAAAATAATCCCCTCTACTTACATTTTTCATGGTATATGATGCTTTTGCATTTTCTAAAATTAATGTGTTAACAACACCATTTACTGAAATACTTACATTACCTGTAGCATCATCATTAACAGTGATATTTAAAACAACATCACCACCAACCACAAATTCATTAATTAAAATTTTAGTAAAAGAATTATATTTAGATACTGTAACCGAAGTTGTTTTAATTTGAGGCAAATATTTTTTATCTCCAGTATAGTTAATAATGATTGGATAATTACCTGCTTTTAAATTTTCAAAAATAAATATTGTATTAGCATTTGCAATTTCTTTTACCTGAGTTAAATTGCCAACACAAACTGTTAAATTGCCACTAATATCATTTGGAAGTTTGACTTCAACAACTAAATTATCACCATACATAACATTTTTAGCCTTAAATGAAATATTAGGATCAGATTTTAAAAATTTAAAATTAATCGTGGTGAAAATTCCATTATAACTAGCAGTTAAAGACCCATCATATAACTCTGTTAAGGTATACTCCACTGTAGAATAACAATCTGTAATATTTTTATTAATACTTCCATTAACTGGGATAATTTTTAAATTAAATTTAGGAAAATCCAAATATTCATCGCCATTAACCAGATTAAAACCAAACTGAACTAATGTCACTTGATTTTGCTCAAGAGAATCTGAATTTGAAGTAATATTTAAAATTAACCAATTATCCATTTTTAAATTATTAGGTTTAGTTAAATTATTTAAATTGTTACCCCACCAATTATAATTAACATTAATATTCTCAATGTTACCAGAAATAATATCCTTTTTGTTATTTATTAAAATCGAATTTTTAATTGATGCAAATCCATTATTATAAACTATAACTGCATTATTATTCATAATTATAGAATTAACTATTTCAACAGAAGTAGAATCTATAAATTTAGATACTAAATTATCCATTATTAAACATTTTAAAATAATTAAATTACCGTTATTCTGTTTAACAAAAGTATTTCCAGTTAAATTAACAATATTCATATTTTTAATAGTGAAATTACTGGCATTTACACTAAACATAGACTTTGAAATACTACCAATAAATTTAGCATTACCCTCACCTTTAATTGTCAAATCATTATTTATTTGAAGATCTTCTTCATAAAAATCCCCATCCATAATTAAAATATTTTTACAATTTTTAGAAAGTTCAATTGCTTTTTTAATTGAAAAAACAGGATTCGACCTTGATAATCCATTATTAGCATCATTTCCATAATTTTTTGAAATGAAAA
This portion of the Methanobrevibacter sp. V74 genome encodes:
- a CDS encoding helix-turn-helix domain-containing protein is translated as MNYRYIFMEKFNNKIEKHLELSEITDMLKEYREDYNVYRRLLIIHMVANGESIAKASKNINISRKTGERWVRQYNENGVDGLFSNYSNCGRKSYLTDQQLKELNEIITGNEEKYNLKDVQNLIEEKYGITYSEKQIWVITRQKLNLNYGKTIH
- a CDS encoding Ig-like domain-containing protein is translated as MKKQLKVFVLTMMILLICCVGQVSATNDNSSLTYDGDEIIVNDIDNENILSSVNNNQKSSEEFYEVHVGQNITEDGGNGSYENPFATLDLACIDVNGKGNVKINIFDGIYYVGSNLKFNTSNLLMQSINGGNVIIKPVNSNSYSQSLGFVSASSNFTFSNITFDAKDYGYVQNYTPISGNYSWFNVVKGKFMDGKFHNCTFLNFYRTYVLSYHSPFEFINCKFSKCDIILEKYYFNVKALFKYCILDKDPESHFFARMMTTSQIGMLKDCWFCQNTLPNYVVTLSGQMTYYPSGTWAIGKCLVSSYAVFSICEKYLGNNKYEIIGKLMRNGTNEVIKNIRPMVVNLSSNTGELAWTAILENGTFKVIYTSNSSNNKITAKLDEQIINLNFKNIGINASCNNIHPTENANITVNLPEAISGIVNVTINNKTHSLSINNEALVNVTINDLDEGNYTANIYFFDKVNHIHGLTSVNFIVSKVDDYQIYVIAPSEIKVGENATLKIIVPADANGNIDVFVGDKNYTKELTNSTINIDIPNLVFGNNNLIVKFSGNKKYREKTKNVIVTVDKINPLINILIPSDVKVGDEVNITFNLANDATGNLTVELNNIKQNLTIINGVSTLNLSFSEEGTYILILNYKGDDKYCSNENTTCIKVSKVQIVNIDKVLDINSFKDNSLYFAINLPLDATGNLTVSVGGKNYVETLVKGNAKIKILELCEGEHNVNIAYSGDDKYESFAKNISVSILETKLVGNNVVTFYTSGNIFKVRLTQGNMALSGKTIIFKVNSQKIFAKTDKNGFASFIINLNPSSKKYTITSLYNGIKTTNKITVKSIVIAKNLKLKKSAKTLKIKVYLKKINGKYLKGKKITLKFNGKIYNVKTNKKGLATFNIKKNILKKLKIGKKYTYKVSYLKDSVSKKITVKK
- a CDS encoding Ig-like domain repeat protein, which encodes MIWTFLIVYVIPSISNHKSNSLTVISTREYIFISKNYGNDANNGLSRSNPVFSIKKAIELSKNCKNILIMDGDFYEEDLQINNDLTIKGEGNAKFIGSISKSMFSVNASNFTIKNMNIVNLTGNTFVKQNNGNLIILKCLIMDNLVSKFIDSTSVEIVNSIIMNNNAVIVYNNGFASIKNSILINNKKDIISGNIENINVNYNWWGNNLNNLTKPNNLKMDNWLILNITSNSDSLEQNQVTLVQFGFNLVNGDEYLDFPKFNLKIIPVNGSINKNITDCYSTVEYTLTELYDGSLTASYNGIFTTINFKFLKSDPNISFKAKNVMYGDNLVVEVKLPNDISGNLTVCVGNLTQVKEIANANTIFIFENLKAGNYPIIINYTGDKKYLPQIKTTSVTVSKYNSFTKILINEFVVGGDVVLNITVNDDATGNVSISVNGVVNTLILENAKASYTMKNVSRGDYFIRTIYSGDDKYLSSESSYNLEVDNLNSTMDAVIEDITYGEMVTIQITLNDNATGNVSATIDGKTNTSSVVNGKSTITFENIDAGIKNVVIFYTGDDTYFNKTIINNFTINKTNLSFNISSSSIKIGQDAIIYISVPPKVSGTFTINGVTLKIPLSGNLVYIIEDLEIGEYTFVATYSGNNYFTVSNSTTFSVSDYPNSQWVNEGFDTSNSGKSIYDSEVNGNVFWNQTIGGEIVGSLMIDYEGNIYVATKSRIYSFTSNGTPRWNCSYGTHDGNFSGITIGRDVIISPKSGDTLYFINQTTGEIYGSSNIYQGSSLFSPIIDSNANLYIVSEYQVSSNNYNLVIVPFKAWKHGGQIKIVDLGNVKPIASPTLNDDIIVVLSQNTLRVIDAKTLKTIFIKSGNYAKVKPVIGEGNIIYTIHDDFIVAYNSSGARMWKTKVTGGVGNKIILNHEKGVYSVNSQGKLYKYDLISGIESLVSDLSISSGVLIDNNGNLYFASGKMFYGINSDGKVLWKSDLGCKITGNPIMNADGMIYVTSEDNSIFALNSSELINPNLSVFVENGTAVGDVRIIITLNNQASGNISFKIGEKIYEYIIDKGVFQITIPNLPIGNYSINVTYSGDMRFNKVSKLASFVVKDIPMINMNNKIQSDGNSIFTISLPDDAIGNLTIYVDGTAYIINLVKGSALLKIPDLSSGNHNISIIYLGDDKYAANIHYCVVNIPPVKLSGFDVIMPYTSGVKYKVRLTWGNVNLVGKTITFMVNGKKTQAKTDKYGYASFKINLNPSSKKYTVISMYNGVKTTNKITVKSIISAKNLKVKKSAKTLKIKVSLNKINGKYLKGKKITLKFKGKIYNAKTNKKGLATFNIKKNILKKLKVGKKYSYNVSYLKDNANKKIAVKK